A section of the Venturia canescens isolate UGA chromosome 11, ASM1945775v1, whole genome shotgun sequence genome encodes:
- the LOC122417880 gene encoding uncharacterized protein encodes MEHNTSFERAIYWTRLSVRLVCTWPPPSGATKWQTTKENIAWSISFVSLLCLFVPLLHSIYEYRSNFIIVTHSTSLCFSCAMSLSKSLTLRLHRKKIQILIDEMEEFLKNAQPHEKQILRNNVNRFCMFHCAISFMNYLSSITISMSPFILPNQRMPTFATYPFSIDSGLPMYLIYVHQSIVGLQCSAGLTVDCQVALMMWFAGARLEILAEEIKKFKNIKNYSSIVKKHEKLLSYVVRVSGTMCYVAFTTSCVCGIALIMFCLQLVGNQPWSVKLQFGPGILVCFINLMVCTWPTENMMGMCDRIGTNVYSTPWVGMRPESSRDIIMILRRSQRPVQVSIGGFLPSLSFRFYASFLSAVFSYFTTIRLVVMTEADN; translated from the exons ATGGAACATAATACAAGTTTCGAGAGAGCTATTTATTGGACTAGATTGAGTGTGCGCCTCGTATGCACTTGGCCCCCTCCAAGCGGAGCTACAAAGTGGCAGACGACCAAGGAGAACATCGCCTGGAGTATCTCCTTCGTCAGTCTTCTGTGCCTTTTCGTTCCCCTTTTACACTCGATTTACGAGTATCGTTCGAATTTCATAATCGTCACTCACTCAACTTCTTTGTGCTTTTCTTGTGCCATGAGCCTTTCCAAGAGCCTCACTCTGCGActgcatcgaaaaaaaattcag ATTTTGATCGACGAAATggaggaatttttgaaaaatgcccAACCCCACGAAAAGCAGATTTTGCGAAACAACGTCAACAGATTTTGCATGTTTCACTGTGCAATATCgttcatgaattatttatcgaGTATCACGATAAGTATGAGTCCGTTCATTCTGCCCAATCAGCGAATGCCAACTTTCGCGACTTATCCATTTTCCATTGATTCTGGTCTACCGATGTACCTCATTTACGTCCATCAATCCATCGTCGGGCTACAATGTTCTGCCGGTCTGACCGTCGACTGCCAAGTCGCACTGATGATGTGGTTCGCTGGCGCGAGGCTCGAAATCCTCgctgaggaaataaaaaaatttaaaaatatcaaaaactaCAGTTCCATTgttaaaaaacatgaaaaactcTTGTCATACGTCGTTCGAGTCTCTGGAACAATGTGCTACGTCGCGTTCACAACCAGCTGCGTTTGTGGCATCGCCTTAATCATGTTCTGCCTCCAGCTCGTCGGT AATCAACCGTGGAGCGTCAAGCTCCAATTCGGCCCAGGAATACTCGTTTGCTTCATAAATCTGATGGTCTGCACTTGGCCAACGGAAAACATGATGGGAATG TGCGATCGAATAGGGACGAACGTGTACAGCACTCCGTGGGTTGGAATGCGACCAGAATCATCGAGAGACATAATAATGATATTACGAAGATCTCAACGACCGGTTCAAGTGTCGATCGGTGGTTTTCttccctctctttccttcAGGTTTTATGCATCG